In the genome of Brachypodium distachyon strain Bd21 chromosome 3, Brachypodium_distachyon_v3.0, whole genome shotgun sequence, the window GAGAATATGTGAATACGATCATATACTAGCTTTGTATTCTTGCAGGAAAAAATAGTTGCATCTGAATTTTGCACTCCACATGAATGTCGGAACACCAGATCATAGCTTGCGGCTGGTGACGCATTGAGATCACTACAGTCGGCAGGAGTGAACAGTTGGGTTTGGATAAAGAGTATTTATGCCTGCATTTCCATTTCTATGTTTGGCAACGTGGGGTGCAGAGTCCTGCACATGTGAAGCTCAAAATGAAGCATACAACAATGGAGAACTCGTGGCGCAAACAAGCCGCCTCAAATCTTGCGTACCACTTCTATATTAGGCGTATCCACGTACGTGCAGACACAGGTTTAATTACTACCCTTGCAGGCAGACCATTTTTAGGACAAGAAGCAATCTCTCGTGTGTAATCTCATTCATGCatattttctcttctcttggACCCCTTCGCCTTCCTTTGCAGCTGGATTAATTGCATGTTTCTTCTCCAATGGATTATCGTCGGGAGCGCTTAgccgtcctcctccttttcctcACCGCCTCGCtgttggccaccaccaccggcgTTGTCGCCCACAACGACAATGCTCCGCACAGGAACTACCTCATCATCGTGCGCAAGCCCTACGAGTACGACCAGCATGTGTACAAGAACGTGTCGAGCTGGCACGCCTCGCTGCTGTCGTCCGTGTGCGACATGGCcaaggaggagctcgccgccgacccggGCGCCCTGCCGCGCCTCATCTACTCCTACCGCAACGTCGTCAATGGCTTCGCCGCCCGGCTCTCCACGGACGAGGTGCACAGGATGAGCAAGATGGACTGGTTCGTCAGGGCCATCCCGGAGAAGACCTACACGCTCATGACCACGCACACGCCACGGGTGCTCGGGCTCACCGGCCCCACCATCTTCAACCCCGGCGTGTGGAACCGGAGCAACATGGGCGAAGGCATGATCATCGGCGTCCTCGACGGCGGCATAAGCCCCGGGCATCCGTCCTTCGACGGGACCGGCATGCCGCCCCCGCCCGCCAAGTGGAAGGGCCGGTGCGACTTCAACGGCTCCGCGTGCAACAACAAGCTCATCGGCGCCCGGTCCTTCTACGAGTCGGCCAAGTGGAAGTGGAAAGGCATCGACGACCCCGTGCTCCCCATCGACGAGAGCGTGCACGGGACGCACGTTTCgagcacggcggccggcgcgttCGTGCCCGGCGCCAACGCCATGGGCAGCGGCATCGGCACCGCGGCCGGCATGGCCCCGCGCGCGCACCTGGCGCTCTACCAGGTGTGCTTCGAGGACAAGGGCTGCGACCGCGACGACATTCTCGCGGCCATCGACGACGCCGTCGACGAAGGCATCGACGTGCTCTCCATGTCGCTCGGCGATGACTCTGCGGGAGACTTCGCGGCAGACCCCATCGCGCTCGGGGGGTTCAGCAGCATCATGAGAGGCGTATTCGTCTGCACGGCCGCTGGCAACAACGGGCCGGACCCGGCAACGGTCGCCAACGAGGCGCCGTGGCTGCTCACCGTGGCCGCGGCCACGAACGACCGGAGGTTCGTGGCCAACGTGTTGCTTGGCGACGGGGCCGAGATCAGCGGGGAATCGCACTACCAGCCGAGGGAATACGTGAGCGTGCAGCGGCCGTTGGTAAAAGACCCTGGCGCCGACGGCACGTGCTCCAACAAGAGCCTCCTGACGGCCGACAACGTCCGCGGGAAGATCGTCCTTTGCcacaccggcggcgacgcgacCAACCTCGAGAAGGGGGTCATGCTACGCGACGCGGGCGCCGACGCCTTCATCATAATCTCCCCCGACTTCACCGGCACCGTGATCCAACCCAAGGCGCACGCGCTCCCGGCAACGCAGGTCGAATTCCTGACAGCGGAAAAGATCGAGGCCTACATAAACTCCACGCAGAACCCGACGGCGCAGCTGGCCTTCAAAGGGACGGAGTACGGCAACCGCATGTCGCCCGTCGTGGCGCCATTCTCGTCACGGGGCCCGAGCAAGCAAAACCAGGGGATCATCAAGCCCGACATCACCGGCCCCGGGGTGAACATCATCGGGGGCGTCCCCAGGCCCGCGGGGCTCGCGCAGCCGCCGAACGAGCTGGCGAAAAAGTTCGACATCATGTCTGGCACGTCCATGGCCGCGCCGCACATCAGCGGGATCGCCGCGCTGATGAAGAAGGCGCACCCGACGTGGTCGCCGGCCGCGATCAAGTCGGCCATGATGACGACGACCGACACGAGGGACCACCGCCGGATGCCGATCCTGGACCAGGACGGCAAGCCGGCCAACATGTTCTCCTTGGGCGCCGGCTTCATCAACCCGGCGAAAGCCATGGACCCTGGGCTCGTGTACAACCTCAGCGCCGAGGACTACATCCCTTACCTCTGCGGGCTCGGGTACAGCAACCACGAGGTGAACTCCATCATCCacccggcgccgccgatcTCGTGCGCGAGGCTGCCCGTAGTCCAGGAGAAGGACCTCAACTACCCGTCCATCGCAGTCATCCTCGACCAGGAGCCGTACGTCGTGAAGGTCAATCGAGCCGTGACGAACGTGGGGCGCGGCAAGGCGGTGTACGTGGCCAACGTCGAGGCCCCGGCGTCGCTGTCGGTGACGGTGATGCCGGACAGGCTCAGGTTCAAGAAG includes:
- the LOC100841862 gene encoding subtilisin-like protease SBT1.8 gives rise to the protein MDYRRERLAVLLLFLTASLLATTTGVVAHNDNAPHRNYLIIVRKPYEYDQHVYKNVSSWHASLLSSVCDMAKEELAADPGALPRLIYSYRNVVNGFAARLSTDEVHRMSKMDWFVRAIPEKTYTLMTTHTPRVLGLTGPTIFNPGVWNRSNMGEGMIIGVLDGGISPGHPSFDGTGMPPPPAKWKGRCDFNGSACNNKLIGARSFYESAKWKWKGIDDPVLPIDESVHGTHVSSTAAGAFVPGANAMGSGIGTAAGMAPRAHLALYQVCFEDKGCDRDDILAAIDDAVDEGIDVLSMSLGDDSAGDFAADPIALGGFSSIMRGVFVCTAAGNNGPDPATVANEAPWLLTVAAATNDRRFVANVLLGDGAEISGESHYQPREYVSVQRPLVKDPGADGTCSNKSLLTADNVRGKIVLCHTGGDATNLEKGVMLRDAGADAFIIISPDFTGTVIQPKAHALPATQVEFLTAEKIEAYINSTQNPTAQLAFKGTEYGNRMSPVVAPFSSRGPSKQNQGIIKPDITGPGVNIIGGVPRPAGLAQPPNELAKKFDIMSGTSMAAPHISGIAALMKKAHPTWSPAAIKSAMMTTTDTRDHRRMPILDQDGKPANMFSLGAGFINPAKAMDPGLVYNLSAEDYIPYLCGLGYSNHEVNSIIHPAPPISCARLPVVQEKDLNYPSIAVILDQEPYVVKVNRAVTNVGRGKAVYVANVEAPASLSVTVMPDRLRFKKVNEVQAFTVTIGSSTGGPMEDGVVEGHLKWVSLKHVVRSPILVSSKKFFQGNSTATEPPQGR